The Elgaria multicarinata webbii isolate HBS135686 ecotype San Diego chromosome 1, rElgMul1.1.pri, whole genome shotgun sequence genome has a window encoding:
- the RGS18 gene encoding regulator of G-protein signaling 18 — MENPLLLSPQLNAASKVKSLYKIMKSMNKEGGKPETKSRTQEKSNRLSLLQKPELHPNVDFDKFEKLTKASSVSPKTVKKWGESFDMLISQKAGLDAFTRFLRSEFSEENIEFWMACEDYKKSKDTSQLPQKAKTIYEMFIQKEAPNEVNLDFNTKVCTSQCMSHPTLNTFDAAQTKIYALMEQDCYPRFLKSNLYIDLVHGRPHGCSALRRRSRSFTFNEFKDAQPDFAIWL; from the exons atggagaaccCGCTGCTTTTATCTCCTCAGCTGAATGCTGCTTCAAAAGTGAAATCCCTCTATAAGATCATGAAGTCCATGAATAAAGAAGGGGGCAAGCCAGAAACAAAAAGCAG GACTCAAGAAAAGAGCAACCGGTTGAGTCTTCTGCAGAAGCCAGAACTGCACCCAAATGTCGATTTTGACAAATTTGAGAAATTGACCAAGGCTTCAAG TGTGTCCCCCAAAACTGTAAAGAAGTGGGGTGAATCTTTTGACATGCTAATTTCACAGAAAG cTGGCTTAGATGCATTCACAAGGTTCTTAAGAAGTGAGTTTAGTGAAGAGAACATTGAGTTTTGGATGGCATGTGAAGATTATAAGAAAAGCAAAGACACTTCTCAGCTTCCACAGAAAGCAAAGACAATTTATGAGATGTTCATTCAAAAAGAGGCTCCAAATGAG GTCAACCTTGACTTTAACACCAAAGTCTGCACCAGCCAATGCATGAGTCACCCAACACTCAACACCTTTGATGCTGCACAGACCAAAATCTATGCCCTAATGGAGCAAGACTGTTACCCACGCTTCCTGAAGTCCAACCTTTACATCGACTTGGTCCATGGCAGACCTCATGGCTGCTCTGCTCTCCGAAGGAGATCACGCTCTTTTACCTTCAATGAATTCAAAGATGCCCAGCCAGATTTTGCCATCTGGCTGTAA